gacctgtttcccaaaatggtgcagtaaaccaatcaaaaaaacagaaagaggcattatgaattataagttaacagatcaaaaaaggatttaaaagtttgccttatatgttactattgtctgtcaaacttttgattgattttgaagtccctcagttttttataaacaaagacttgaagcataaactaaagggtaaatctattgtaaataacttcatttctccatatataatcaatttgtaagtggctgccatcttttttgaacatataacaattttaaaatttttcttgaaatgtctgtcaaatagtaacatacgcaagacggtgctgtaattcctgctaaactagggtgatacagctaattatgctacatgacatagcatttagctccacctagctttgtggcactatcactttgtgaggagaagctttttttttgacacaatccattgttaagtgttgtctgtcaaataTTTGTACGCAAGTGACGtacgcaagatttgtatgtgtctgtcaaaagtaacatacataatacgtttaaaaaattaaaaatcacttgatgttcacattatgatgatagtttagagtttataaaggtgttttaaaacatgtgatttataaactgcatgtgatctttattcaatttcccatcttgaactactgtttttgccaaattattattctgtatgttacatttgacagacatcttatgtatgttatggcttgacagacacacatattttatttataacaatttatcctccttattgtaatatttggacacattttttccacaatcagttgctgtaggtcctacacctaaataaccacaaaataccttatgtaatactttataaatttttatttgattgcagaaaatcatcaaaattgtgtctgtcaaatataacgtacgcaagggctagaaaattaaatttatgaagtaaatggtctataacttatctttcttttagtgtattatgaacaaTATATGTGCATattataatttaaacctggttggagaccaaaagaaaagagctggaaaaataattgtgtgttacacttttatgacaccttagcttattttgagccatatgcATTGCTTCTGCACACTGCTGTATTGGAAATACCCACTCTTATGTAACTAAATCTGTTCGTTTTGCAGGGCCAGCCTTACTAGAAGGACGTGGCAAACTACTAGAGAAAGATAACGGAACCAGAGCCAAATTGCTTGCCCGTGATGGCAATGAAATTGACACCATGTTTCTTGATAGGAGAGGGAGACCCAACAGTTACAATGGGCACAAACTTGTAAGTAGACAAGACTGAACTTGGGACATAGGAACAACATAGGGACAGTCATGTATGGATGATATCAAAGAGCacatattgaggtcaaaggtcattggatGGCAATTGTAAAATGTgctgtttttcaatgttattgttGATTTTTAGGGTTCAATCTAAGTATATATGTGAGAATTATAGTAAAATATAATAGACAATGTGCTCTTTTCATCATCAATGAAATGTTTGTTTCCCAAGGTAATTGCAAAAAcaggcgagacttgtggttcAATAACTTGCTTGTTTTGTGTGTGCAACTGTGCATgcattcgggggggggggggtgcatgctTGTGTCTCCTGGCAGTTATTATGTACCGGTAACACTAACTTGGTGTCATTGTACATTTGCTTTTAGAAAGATGTTTTGTACATGAGCTGTTTAGAAAGATGTTTTGTACATGAGCTGTTTAGAAAGATGTTTCTAGTTTGATCTTGAAGTATATAGTTTAATTATTTCTCACTTCctctatattttattttttgtcaggtgATTTGTTGTGAAGGTAATGCAGGATTTTATGAAGTGGGTTGTATGGTCACTCCAAATGAAGGTGAGTGAGTGACTACCTTTTGCAAACCTTATGCTGATTGAGAAATTATTAAGTGCCTTTTGTATCACCACATACAAATGAGTGTTTTTGTAAGCTCCCCATCCCACTCAATATTAGATATTTTGCACTTTTTATGTATGTTAAGTCAGGCTCTATTATTAATTATCATAAATACTGACATGCGATTGGTTGATTGAATCACGGCCAACTCATTTGCTGAACAAGCCTTGAAGTACTGAGTGACCTGGTTCTGTTTATGCAAGCCTGGTAGGACTGTATGACTTCTGTATGGTTCTGTTCATTCATTAAGAGTGTGCATGTCAGCAAGTGCCAAACTTCTCTGGCAGACTGTAGATTTTCATCCATACCGCAAGCATTAGAGAATGACCACTTGCCAGGGAAGAAAGGTAGATACAATGTATGGCTCATTGAACATACCAgaaaacaatgaaaacaaaagaattccTCTTTGATATATTAACTTTTGAATAACAGGTGATAGACCATCCCTGGTAAGTCATAATCATTTAAAAACTTTTGATCCAGAGATTCTGACCCAAAGTGACCATAAATAATATAAAGGTTTACAACTTAACTCTCATTTTGTGGGATAGGTCTCATTTGACATATTTGATTTCAAATAAACTTAGCTATGTGACTGTTTTGATGTTGTTTTTATTGTAGGTGGCTATTCAGTGTTAGGATGGAATCATCCAGGGTTTGCTGGTAGTACGGTAAGTCAGTGGTTTAATAGGGTATCTCCGAAAATCATCAAACTGGTCAAATAGTCATACAATTTTAACGGGATATGAAGCAAGATTGGTCAATGAATTCGGTAGATATGCATTTGACAATAACAGTTAGTTGTGCAGTTACAGCTTTAGGATAATTATGAGGCTTTTTTTGTTCTGAATAAAAGATTTTAATTTGGCAATTTTAAGATCAAAATCACTCAAAAACAATGACCATAACAGTATTATTTTTGTCTCCAATCCGTGTTGTTATGCTACCTTTAACACTTAAAATGTAACTTGTTTTTACAGGGTATACCTTATCCAGAGAACGAAGCCAATGCAGTGGATGTAGTAGTGCAATATGCCCTAAATAGGTTAGGATTTCATCTAGAAGATATAGTCCTATTTGCTTGGTCTATAGGAGGGTTCTCAGCAACTTTAGCAGCTGAACGCTATCCAGATATAGGTGCAGTGGTGAGTATTACATGGTAAAGAGGGGAAATAGGGCAAACTATGGCTACGGCCGGGCCTATCGCCCCAAACCCGAACAGTGAGGGGTGATAAACCTGTAGCCAGTATTGAGGTGACTTGCTGTATTTCCACAATATAAACgatgtagtatttgttttaatACACCAAACTTTGGCTATTGGGATGAGGATGTAGTGAAACAGGGAAACAGGGAATAAAGTGGCATGATTTGCTCATTAATATTTATGAATTGCAATAGTAGCATATGCCATAGGTTAGGAATTCTCAGCAACATTTAGCAGCTGAATGCTATCCAGACATACATGTACACGTACGTGCAGGTGAGTTAATTTTGCAGGATATACGCAGAATAAACAGCAAATTGCACTGAGCCCTCAATATATGAAACTTGGTGTCAAACAAAATTTGTGAAAGAAACCGGAAAATGTTTTGCTAGCTCTCACCCAGTTATCTTCTCTTTTGTTGCTTCAGGTTTTAGATGCAACTTTTGATGATATAGTTCCTCTCGCCATTGCAAAGATGCCAGAAACATTAAGTAAGTCTGCATTACTATACATTGTGAGTCACTTTTACTCtgtgtatatgtgacatgatcaaggggaataagtcggatgtcgctaatattgtttttgagatattggcaagaatagtgttcaaattcttttgttttattgttttcagacATTGATAAATTTGCTCATAATTCGGTAatcagatgtccgattttgattcgaaaatattgtaaaaatttctaattgaaaattgtcaTGTGagtcattccccttgatcatgtcacacatGTGTGTAGCTAGGTATATAATAATCAGTTAATTGAGGACACACACATGGAAAATCTATGTGTACATAACTGTACAGGGACTGTGGACATCCATAATTTGTGGACACTgcagccctgatttggtaaaacgatctaacttaaaatttggacattttgagataaatccatatcttgggtaatgtgagggtgctctttccattggtgacatcctcaaatcatcaccatgcttcattttgaaaatagcagaacctatcttgacactttttgtcactttctgtgtatttaatgtggtaaaatgagttagatcattttaccgcaTTAACCAAGACTCTCTATAGAGCGCCAGACAAACCCTCACACATTAATGATAACATGGCAAAACAACCTATCTGaagatagatcattttaccaaattaatgagtctcattatgtttatttttttttacaaggaaaaacaatgtaaaagaatctaactccctaaaaatggatcttatttcaaaattactcaaccaaattagGCAAAATTTTGCAAATAATAAGATTGTTATATTTTctaagttagatcattttaccaaatcagggccgactATAGATCGAAAACAGCACAAAATGCATTATAAATTATCAATGTTAGAGGTTACATTTAGAGAGAGGTGTTGGATGAATGGCCACTGACGAGGTAAAAAAGTTGATGTTAAAGGCGAATAAAACTCAAATGTGTATAAAAGGTGATAACAACGCCGCCAAGTGTATTCCTGTCCATGTTTGCTGATGTTCACACACATATGTATGATTATTAAAACATAACAATGAACTTACATTTGTATGTTTTGTGTTATTTGCATCAACAGTGGGTATAATTGTGCGCACACTTAGGGAGCACATGAACCTCAATGTGGCAAGTAATCTATGTAGGTAAGTATTCATATATGTATCAAGGGAAAACAATAGCAAAGTATGCATTGTTACTAATAGAAAGTACTCTCAAAGCAATTATTATTTATCATGGATCTCATTGTATTCATTGAGTCTATGAAATACCGCATGGGCATGTCAGATGTGTTTACAGGGCTTCTCATTGAGAATGTAGCCTACCTACAATCTTCgaaaaaaagtacttggaatgcttgACACACTCTGCCAAAATtctgtgcagaatttcttatgatcatggaaatgacatatatTGTGTTTggaaacaaacatgacatctacaacaatgatctacccttcccctctccccatcaatcaatgttggagcacagtgggaaactgctgaagacattggcatttctcaacactGCTCAGGGAAGAGGTGGTGACAGTTTCCCGTtttttacacgcaagcgttccaagacttattttgAGGATTGTAGTTTGCCTGAAGGCTAAAAACCCTGTGTTTGGGAGACACATGTCCTGGTCAGTGGGTTTTTAGTTTAAACCAGGACCAATTTGCCATAAACTTTTATCTTTTTTCTCTTGATtgtgcatgaaaatatttttctgCAGAGGTCCTTTGTAAATAACCCAGTAATAGAAGTTATCAATACTTCATTCAAATCAtagtcaaaacaaaaaaaatctgtCTGTTTTGTCAAAGGCAAATTACTCAGATTTCTTGAGATATAGCAACAAATTATGGAACAATGAATTAACCAAAAAAGTTTCTGGAAGTGTGAGTTCAATTGCCctttaccagttgaaatccatacatgaccttaatttcccacacttGAATGTtaaacagggttacctgaatgggtgactcgtaTTTGAAAGTCACAAACCCTtttgagattaaggttatgtattctatagggggtgtatgtattttaattgGAGTAGCCCATTTGGATAGTTTTCATTAAATAAAGATCTCAACATGGAATTAAAATCTGAATTTCGATCTTGCTTGATAaactcattttatttttgattgcaTCACGTTGGTCCAGTATCTGGACTTTAGTAAATCTGTAGATCATGTGAATGATGTATATGGTGATTAATTTTAAAGTCATGTTGAAttaattgttttcatattttgcatattGAATACAGGTATAATGGCCCAGTGAGAATTATTCGTAGAACCAAAGATGAAGTCATCACAACTAGGtgagtttatataactcatacaaagattcttgtcatttgattggcaaattactattgattatttgtACTTTTTTAGTGGCAGGTGTAAAAAgacttttgcattttttgcaagtGCAAAAGTTAgttttccattgcactcacttGCAGCTACGTTATACCATGGCAACTCTGACAAATGCAAAGGTATAACACCcgtgcggccctgatttggtaaaatgatctaacttgaaattaaaatcgctgtttcgagaaaaagagcttttaagtttgaacccttgacgtttttctttttgaataaaataaattattaaacatatctaatgtcttagaaaatataaaaatctcattatttagtggcatggtggtgatttgcggatgtcaccaatggaaagagcgccctcacattacccaagatatggatttatcttaaaatgtccaaatttcaagttagatcgttttaccaaatcagggccgcgtaGTAACTACTTCGACTCGCCAATTATGGGCGTGTGTGTATAGTGtagatatttaatttatttatttattttgttttcctgctGAATTATAAAATTTAGTAGAAGAAAAGGAATTTATACATGAGTTctaaaaaacaaatattgaatgtttttatttattcagtggaaataatatattcatttggtgaaatatgaaATGTTCCATTCAACTTGGCAAAGCCTCTTTGAATGAACAGTCTACAATGTATTTACCATGGCATTAAGAGGCTCTTTGAACTCTAAATTCAGAAATTTGCACTAATTATTACAACAAATTTTATGTTTCCGGCCACCTGACCAACCGCTTCTCATCAACCCTGCCAACCCTAATATTTTCGAATACattgaacaaaaatattttgacatgactCTAAACTCACAAATTAGGAAAGGACCATTGTGAGAGCATTTTGTAGCAGTATGCAAGACCAATGCAATGAACCTAGGTTGATTTTAATGTAAATAATATTTTCATAGAATGcttaattcattaattattccAATTGATGGGGATAgtatttgtttgattttattcCCTTTGTAGAAGCAAACATATTTTATGTAAAGTGGTCTAATTTAGCGACTGATCCAATTTTCGAGAGCATGTGACCGGAATTCAGATATATTAAACAAATATTTAGTTGATTAATTTTGCACACCACAATCAATTACTTCAGCAAAATGTTCTTTTCCCCTTTTTATCGCAGTGAATTTCCAGACACAGCATCCAATAGAGGCAATGATCTGCTTATCAAATTAATGAAGTGCAggtatgtatattacagggaTGCTCCCGGATTGGTAGCGTTAGACCCACAGGTCACAGCTAATTATTCACATGTTTGTAATGATAATCCATATATAGCTGCAGTGAATAAGGTGGAAATAATGTTTTTTGGTTGCGTTTCTTGAATTTTCCCAGGGCAAGAAACTCTGTGCTTGTAATTAAAGCCAGCCAAGTTCAGAATTCATGTGTAATTTTTGCTCAACCAGACAGTGCAATGGTAGACCAGTTGAGGCCTACAATAGGATTTACCTGCTCTCTTTTACCAAAAACAGTTATTATGATAAAATTGATCTCTTTATACTTTTATCTGTGAGGCAAACTATTTTGTACAGAATATCTGTGCTTGTATCTTGAATCTTAATAAGGATTCACAAAATTATTGGTTTTTTGGGGGGCATATTCGCTAGACTAAATCCTTCTGCATCTACCAACTGCGCATGTTTATTGTATGATGCTTGTTGCGACTACTGAAAAACATGACATTCATGCCATGTTGGAGGCAGGAGAATATTTACTCTGGGCCTTGGTTGTGTTGCATAGTATGACTTCCAATGTGTAAGCACTACAATATGGTTGTCCAGTGAGTGAGGCCACACAATGTTCTGTGGATGTAGTTATCATTAAATTTCCAGTTTTATACACCAAGAAAAAGCTACTAATTTGAAGAAGacaatgtttttttattatgtgacacgatctggtccatgggggccaaaggaggcatttttgaaaattgagttactataattattacattatacttacaataggctatcatttactgaaaacaccaaaggcctagcatacttggttctaaagttatgaagtttttgatgtgtattttcttatgtattttattgttttttactccatatttttacctttatctcagtttcaagtttgccgcctttggcccccatggaccagatcgtgtcacatattatgatcattattattattatttatttattttttgaaggTATCCCCAGTTAATGGATGAAGACACAATCGCAGATGTTAGACAATTTTTAAGTGCCCCAGATCAACTCACAATGTGTAAGTCTGCTTAAGTACTTTATGTAAATGAAAACACTACAGCAGTAGTGTGTAGGTATGAAAAATGATTTCACTCACTAGAGACTAAAATGTGTATGTGAAGGTCCTATAGACCACTGAATAATTGATTGTCATTATGACATCATTTTTGGCCATCTTGTtggtaaataaattaataataaataagtaagtaTAAAAGGAATCATGTGATGACCTAGAGACGAGTACACAGGTTTGCACCCATGACAATAAAGGGAAATGCAACTGAACTGTATTGTTTTACTGGCTTTTACCACAAGATGGCAAAAGGCTAATAACCTCTATAAAGTGGTTAACccattttgaatacattttaGCAAGATGAAAGATTTTCCACACCAAATATATCCACAcgattattaaccctaacacccatagataccacaaaataccacaatgaagACCACTGTACATGCgcgaatcccagggtctgcgatgacacaGTCACCCTTAGTGCaatatgctcacggaatcgctGCCCGGGGCAGTGTTACCTGTGTGggtaccggtccgtgatcgtgtgcttggcatgcagggggtccaaggttcgaatcccggggtgccaagtgacttctttgtttatcttctctGCTTTTTggtatcttctttaacttccgatagcaaaaagcagggttgggtgttcCAAATCTCCATTGTGATTGTTGAAAAGTAGGATGACTTACAATGGACTGACCCCAATTGTGTTCGAAATCATATCCTCAAGAACACTTGTGTTCCAAAATTAATTTCCTGAGACTGGATTTTGAAATGGTCCTCAGATGCCTATGAAAGTGGAGTAGTCACAACCTACTCTAGGATGTAATCAAATACAAGCAAGCATACTATTAGagataattataggttaataaatgcgtatcattgctgagagtgaaattgtacaaaataatgcatgcatactAAGattttgatgcatctaatgcacaagccccacaTCAAAATCTCAGTGCAAGTGCATTGTACAATTTCAcaagcaacaagtgatatgcatttattaacctatttcatacacgagaaaaaaattccatgattattgctatttttataacaaaagtgtcactaaaagtgttggaaaatacaaacaaatataaatgcatcaacccaccaGGAAAATGAacacgtccgaaagcactgcgcgttgTACGCGGAGTGCACGCCCGTGCATTAGTTACAATCAATgcatatttttttgatttttctaATGTTTGCTCCGATTAGTTCTcgctatcaaagagtgtatgaatatAATACAATCTATAATGATCTCTGTAGCCATAATAATGATTTGCTTGTTTACCATGTAGTGTCCATGTATACTGCTGCTGAGGTAGAAGACTCAGAATGTCAGAGAGCATTGAAGAAATACATCAATGAGCACACAGCTACATACCCACTCAATATAGGCAAGTTTctagtgtacatgtatatacaatgaTGCATTTGCTCACCTAACATTTGCTTACACACGGGTCAACACGGTATAAATGTTGGAATTTTAAACTTACTCACACAAGCAATAGAAATCTCACTCTTCAGCTGTTGTAACTGCTGGTTGGCGTTAGCAGTACTGGAGTCATGTGATCGATCATGTGATATTGACCCACATGATGCCAATCACCTTGGGTTATAAACAGAATAAACACCAATAAAACTAACATCTTGATATTGAACCTATCCACTTGCAAATGGACCAGACTGGTAATTGAGCCTAGGGCTTCTTTATATCAAATTTAGTTGATAAACATCAGACAAGGTATGATGAGCTGCTGCAATTTGATTTGAATCTCACAAACTTTATGGAATAAATCGGTATTATTGTAATTACAAACAAGCACGTGATTTTTTCTCAGTACTGATAAATAAAGCatcatatacatttttttcttacAGGCAATGATCTTGTAGTACCTACCAAAAGACAACTAGCATTTTACCTGGTAAGCCAAGTTCTTGGTTAATTGAATAATTATGATGCAATCAAACAATGTTGTTTTTATTCCTGTTGTTCCATCATGTGGACACTTAATAAAGTTGCTACCAAAGTTCTGTTATCGGTTTCCGAAACTTTAAGCACCTTACAacatgtattacatgtattacatgTTTCGATTGGTCGATATGCAATCCGCTTACATCATTTACATCAAATTCATTCAACCAACAAAAGCTACACAGAAACAGACTTTGAAAATTGTTGGCACTGCTGATTCAACAATATTGATGCTGTGTGTAGAATTCTGCATTGTTTACAATCAGTAATGTagaaaaatgaatattgtgtacaTTTGATTGATACTTGTTTGATTGCATCAtatttaaacaaataataaaattagGATGGCAGTCCCATATCATCAGCAAAGGGAAGAAAAAGACATtccagctattccagttgaaatcgataTACCtcgtatggaagatatgatcttaatctctaACACAGtgaagtgtagatttcaaacggagtcacccattcaggtaaccctgtttgaagttcacactccctgtttggaagattaaggtcatgccttccatggggtgtatggatttcaactggaatagcccaatttaacaAAGAAACCTGGTATTTTAACTTTAGACGCAAATAGGAATTTCACCCTTAATTTAAATGTTGTAGCCATACCACAGAATGTTAGCATGTTGCCCATGGGGTTGACGATAAGTAAGCGGTGCATCAGCAAACTCAAAAACAGCACAAATAGTGTGAGTATACAAAAAGAGATTGAGTTGAAGCGCTCTGCACAGTGCGCTAAAATGAACAATGTCGCCAGGACGGAATGCTGTACCAGagtcagctgaattcaagtacgcttGGTGAGCATAGGTGTGGAACATTCCAATCTATGTATTTATAATCAATGGTTATATCAAAGGAATCGAATACTGTTATAAGTTACAGAAATGTGATCCTTGTTCACATGCCATCGTGGGTACATCCATGTAGCACACAGATGATAGGACGTACAGCAGTGGGAGGGGTTCATAATTCCAATAAGTAAATAAGGAACAGGTTctaaaaattaatttgtttccaaCTGTGTTTGTTTTATAGGTTTGTAAATACTTGCTTGATTTTGAAGCAACTCATTGCTCTCCCTTGCCATCTCATATGTTCATCTTGCCATGGGATATCAGAGAAGAAGAGGATACTGAGGTGGAAACAACAATCTAATAATGTCATCTTCATACAGTCATAGATGGAGAGTGGTTACTAGCAGTTGACTCTGATTAGTGAATTCCCTTTTAAGGTT
Above is a genomic segment from Amphiura filiformis chromosome 17, Afil_fr2py, whole genome shotgun sequence containing:
- the LOC140137859 gene encoding phosphatidylserine lipase ABHD16A-like; protein product: MAASLWKNILGPRLYRVISHGQTRSHDYQPNALEHYSDNIIKIVSFCWSFSYYTSPIIATYLYRKSYFTIVGLLSASKFASTILIVLCGAYFIRGVGRFGNAEYCAFLSLLDQVKNTNTIEQRRRIQHYDFEFSHWPVDFRWDEVSGDFSKPLITSSKSAPQGLLQTVIALPCTLLTNVVIGTVGRRLVYPGSTGLLGAAVWPALLEGRGKLLEKDNGTRAKLLARDGNEIDTMFLDRRGRPNSYNGHKLVICCEGNAGFYEVGCMVTPNEGGYSVLGWNHPGFAGSTGIPYPENEANAVDVVVQYALNRLGFHLEDIVLFAWSIGGFSATLAAERYPDIGAVVLDATFDDIVPLAIAKMPETLMGIIVRTLREHMNLNVASNLCRYNGPVRIIRRTKDEVITTSEFPDTASNRGNDLLIKLMKCRYPQLMDEDTIADVRQFLSAPDQLTMLSMYTAAEVEDSECQRALKKYINEHTATYPLNIGNDLVVPTKRQLAFYLVCKYLLDFEATHCSPLPSHMFILPWDIREEEDTEVETTI